GGATGAAAACCAATGTAACGAAAAGAAAAAGAATTCTAGGGAATATTAGGCGATGTGCGTCTTCTACCCAAATGCAATTTTTCGACGTTTAACGGGATCATCAAAACTAACTTCTTCTACACCAAAATGTTCAGGATCAAATTCCCCACCAAGCCAGTCTAACATTTCTTCATACTCCTCATGATCAGGATTTTTTATGATTTCCAATAGGTTGTAATAACCACCAATCCCACCACAATCTTCTGGTGGACATGCTCTTTTCCCTTTGATACATATGGGATATTTGATTTTTTCTTCTTTCGGGAGGATTTTTTCCAACTCGATAATATGTTCCCAATCATCACCAAAATCATATACATAATCTGCTTTTCTATTCTCCTGTGAAAAATAATCAGCAATTTTTTGTTTCCATCCCGGAAGAACTTCTTTGTCAAAATCTCCCTCAGGAATTCCTATTCTCACTTTTTCTCCAGTTTTAGGAGAGATCATTCCAAATTCATGGAGATGATAATCTGTCCAACCCATTACATCCTGAATGGCAACGTGTAGATCCCAAAAAGTATAGGTTTCCGGAACTTGTATCCGTCGCCAAATAGGCGGTCTAATACCCCATAATGAGATCTTAAATTGATACACCTGGTCGAATTTCTTTTTCATTCTGATTCCTCCATCATATCAATCGTAAATGCGTCTGTCTTCATAAATATTTCTGATTTTGATTTTGTGGGGGGCATTTCGCCTAATTCCGGTATATCCGAACTCGAGTTTTTATATACCTCCAGTTTGGAACGATATCCGAATTTGTTTTCGCATATACTCCTATTTGGATGAATATTTTTCATACTTTTTTTATCACCTCCATTTTCTTCTATTCTTATTTTGTCCAGAGGACTTTTTATTTTTCCAATATCTCTGTGGTTTTTGAACTTTTGTGCCCAAGCATCTTGAACACCTCTTAAATATTAGTTAACAATCTGTGTCCCTGTTTTTCCTTCTATTGCCTTCCACGCATTTCCAATGGATGAGATTATTGCTCTCTCTCCACCGTTTTCGAGAAAGCGTATTGCAGCAAGGATTTTCGGTCCCATCGAACCTGGGGAAAATTGCCCCTGATGGTAGTATTTTTTTATTTCTGACAGTTTTACTTTCTTCAGTCTTTTCTGATTTTCACTTCCATAATTTAGATAAACACATTCCACATTTGTAAGAATGAGCAGCAAATCCGCGTTTATCACAGCGGCAAGCCTTTCAGACGCCAGATCCTTGTCAATGACTGCCTCCTTTCCCTCTATTTTTACTGTTTTCCCTCCTTTCTTTACAACTGGGATGCCGCCCCCGCCCACTGCAATCACAATCACGCCATCATCGGTTAATTTTTTTATCGTTTCTCCTTCAATTATGGTTATTGGATCTGGCGATGGGACTACGATACGCCATCCTCCCTTCTGCCTGCCCATTATGTAACCCTCTTTCAGTCTTAATAGGGCTTCATCGTATTTGTACGTGGGCCCAACGGGCTTGGTTGGATTTTTGAATGCAGGATCATTTTCATCTACAAGGACCTGAGTGACAATCGCTGCTACATTCTTTTTAATGCCGTTGAGGGCAAGCGAGTTGAGCATGCACTGCTGTATCATATATCCTATTTGCCCCTGAGATTGTGCAACACAGACATCGAGAGGCATCGGAGCGATAACGCTCTTCGCCACGTCCTGCTGGAGTAAAATCGAGCCGACCTGGGGCCCGTTCCCATGAGTGATAGCAACCTCCCATCCGTTTTTTATCATCTTTACTATGTTATTTACGGACTGCATTGCCGTTGCAAACTGTTCCTCGCTTGTTCCCTTTTGCCCCGGCTTTATCAACGCATTTCCGCCGAGAGCGACGACGACTTTCATAATGGTAAAGGCTTCTCATATTTAAATTAACATCAACTATTTATAACACAAAATTTATTGGAGGTTGTAATGAAAAAGCCATATGTAAAGAAAAGAGTCAGCGAACTTGGCAGCAAAGCGATAGAAACGCAGTTTGCCAGGAGTGTCGTTCGCCAGATGAAGGAGAATAAGCTATTCCGTCTTGCGTATTCCGAGTTCGAGAGGATAAGGGCAAAAAAAATGATGGAAGAGGTGAAAAAAAATCCTGTTCCACGGCATCTTGCAATCATAATGGATGGAAACAGAAGGTATGCATTGCATCGGGGGCTGGATCTACGGGAGGGGCATAGGATGGGCGGGGACAAGCTGGAAGATGTTATGGGTTGGTGCCATGAAGCGGGAATAAAAGGGTTGACGGTCTTCGCCTTTTCAACGGATAATTTCAACAGGCCGCATGAAGAAGTGGAACATCTTATGAATTTGTTTGAAGAAGATCTGAAGAAGATGGCAAGCGATAAACGCATTCATGAGAATAAAGTGAGAATAAGGATTATAGGCCAGATAGGAAAACTTCCGGATAGAGTGGCAAAAGCAGCTCGGGAGGTAACGAAAGCAACCGAAAACTATGGCAAATATTACTTCAACATAGCCATAGGATACGGAGGGAGGGAGGAGATCGTTGAAGCCGTAAAAAAGATAGCGCGAT
The nucleotide sequence above comes from Candidatus Thermoplasmatota archaeon. Encoded proteins:
- a CDS encoding plasmid pRiA4b ORF-3 family protein, with product MKKKFDQVYQFKISLWGIRPPIWRRIQVPETYTFWDLHVAIQDVMGWTDYHLHEFGMISPKTGEKVRIGIPEGDFDKEVLPGWKQKIADYFSQENRKADYVYDFGDDWEHIIELEKILPKEEKIKYPICIKGKRACPPEDCGGIGGYYNLLEIIKNPDHEEYEEMLDWLGGEFDPEHFGVEEVSFDDPVKRRKIAFG
- the arcC gene encoding carbamate kinase → MKVVVALGGNALIKPGQKGTSEEQFATAMQSVNNIVKMIKNGWEVAITHGNGPQVGSILLQQDVAKSVIAPMPLDVCVAQSQGQIGYMIQQCMLNSLALNGIKKNVAAIVTQVLVDENDPAFKNPTKPVGPTYKYDEALLRLKEGYIMGRQKGGWRIVVPSPDPITIIEGETIKKLTDDGVIVIAVGGGGIPVVKKGGKTVKIEGKEAVIDKDLASERLAAVINADLLLILTNVECVYLNYGSENQKRLKKVKLSEIKKYYHQGQFSPGSMGPKILAAIRFLENGGERAIISSIGNAWKAIEGKTGTQIVN
- the uppS gene encoding polyprenyl diphosphate synthase, with translation MKKPYVKKRVSELGSKAIETQFARSVVRQMKENKLFRLAYSEFERIRAKKMMEEVKKNPVPRHLAIIMDGNRRYALHRGLDLREGHRMGGDKLEDVMGWCHEAGIKGLTVFAFSTDNFNRPHEEVEHLMNLFEEDLKKMASDKRIHENKVRIRIIGQIGKLPDRVAKAAREVTKATENYGKYYFNIAIGYGGREEIVEAVKKIARSVKNGKIKPEDIKKEMISSYLYTSDTPDPDLILRTSGEERISNFLLWQIAYSELYFSDVYWPALKKTDFLKVIKSYQRRQRRHGK